From Plasmodium chabaudi chabaudi strain AS genome assembly, chromosome: 12, the proteins below share one genomic window:
- a CDS encoding RNA and export factor binding protein, putative (term=structural;date=20111002;qualifier=method_exon=changed gene model, changed coordinates of exon 4 based on RNASeq;curatorName=ucb@sanger.ac.uk;~term=annotation;date=20131219;qualifier=removed_product=RNA-binding protein, putative;qualifier=added_product=rna and export factor binding protein, putative;curatorName=ucb@sanger.ac.uk;~;query 127-127;GPI_cleavage_site_score=0.52;~pfam_scan;Pfam:PF00076.18; E()=2.7E-16;score=59.0;query 70-137;description=RRM_1;~iprscan;InterPro:IPR000504 : RNA recognition motif, RNP-1;Prosite:PS50102; score=14.112;query 66-143;description=RNA recognition motif domain;~iprscan;InterPro:IPR000504 : RNA recognition motif, RNP-1;SMART:SM00360; score=3.9E-16;query 67-139;description=RNA recognition motif domain;~iprscan;InterPro:IPR000504 : RNA recognition motif, RNP-1;Pfam:PF00076; score=2.6E-16;query 70-137;description=RNA recognition motif domain;~iprscan;InterPro:IPR035979 : RNA-binding domain superfamily;Superfamily:SSF54928; score=1.61E-21;query 9-139;description=RNA-binding domain superfamily) — protein sequence MREFKRYNNDDRQHRNHNRSHGKYGRSNNNGYKTNNRYNRINKHNGKNKYRNRDDRRNDTERNSHARVKISNLEYTVTKDDLVELFNNVCKVVSAWINYDHTDRSDGTAVCIFESIEDAQKAIDKYDGSEIEGQSIKMEILHKSNYSYKKKYKSKCPW from the exons aTGAGAGAATTCAAGAGATATAATAATG ACGATCGTCAACATAGAAATCATAATAGGTCGCATGGCAAATATGGCCGTTCCaat AATAATGGATATAAAACGAATAACCGCTACAAccgaataaataaacataatgggaaaaataaatataga AATCGCGACGACCGGAGGAACGATACGGAACGAAATTCCCATGCCAGAGTTAAAATATCCAACTTGGAATATACAGTTACAAAAGACGATTTAGTg gAATTGTTTAATAATGTATGCAAAGTTGTAAGCGCATGGATAAACTATGATCATACGGATAGATCGGAt GGAACAGCAGTGTGTATTTTTGAAAGTATAGAGGATGCTCAAAAAGCAattgataaatatgatg GCTCAGAGATTGAAGGGCAATCtattaaaatggaaatactACACAAATCGAATTAtagttacaaaaaaaaatataaaagtaaatGCCCTTggtga
- a CDS encoding conserved oligomeric Golgi complex subunit 4, putative (term=annotation;date=20180913;qualifier=removed_product=conserved Plasmodium protein, unknown function;qualifier=added_product=conserved oligomeric golgi complex subunit 4, putative;qualifier=added_gene_name=cog4;qualifier=added_literature=pmid:24086721;curatorName=ucb@sanger.ac.uk), with translation MKMENNFSSASSSHQHEDSEETVVSTTKNVDMHYTSNVNKINEYIEKLDMLDNNLDLKITLNQQKEKENFINNIDNINIYIKKHMSFKKKLNEINKSFKKNCNYDAFSKIENVYKTISNINSSYEFIILKIQIEDYINKIEENIKIDNYIDTIPFLKSFLEIRKNIFKYNSLYFLSLNEKKYEQKFSNFLNDEDKIIQNDITDYVNYKRPSIFQNYLDKKKTHEHVQAYTQMYEMNKDKIDLLNRYYNLVKEIIEDEIIELIKKKDIGNVKDKINIYLSLFTTQNEKNVEEKVGSIDNTEEKKNSKETGFEENDKQNDDSHYSSNESDKENDKHEEVGHGENDLLREEDENDESDNDASYKCNKIENKNEIDDYLIYYDEYLFVCVIIFTLVEIEIDKIIDLLKKKIVSSEDNVYIECIKNCYSCLYKYNLYFEKLVRDNLVYIIYNRKIELIYNKIISVIFRTFGSQVKLCINTFDELKDYDKNIEILSLLCYNFSNIKIYLHDLYNNKFQKLNNIFDIKNYINTNIYSNINGIYKNIPYINIIQDSICSYIDHEILFSRHCINKAFILTDDIMLSLIDDGNNKTAEPYNQNISTYNDEIYSINSAGNNNEYTSTFLEDSFFIFQKSVCRSINMNDINIICVLINNIMIIISTTLKEYLTDNIKTSKNIYSSFIHDINNLKNFSFKKLLKSIDSNNYTENSKSNKTVQIAQNFVTSLSYISSENNNNEDDKKSNFPNYNSNDISNNSYTTQYGINNSSDNLFTGRSANNTKIDDIYNYLTQDNYNNLYNPLNNNHDNIENQIINSKFSYPHCINNIEACHQYIQKYKIFIHDYFSERFLQNDISQKKKTQNYLLMFNNALTNYDNILNDYEKLNIENCKNLLNILKIHFVSQLVVIENINFDISSEQYSYYQLNDPYIHNLIVKIKLILHHISLYFNQNIYHIIVNMLAEKICKYIERIVMTKKFSLYGCVQIDNDIRNLMLFFTSVTSINIKKQFLKLLEICELLNINDLQDFKDFYDENKNNLSTNEIENIISLRNDIPDDFLKSIKLYMNLKI, from the exons atgaaaatggaaaacaatttttcaaGCGCATCCTCAAGCCACCAGCATGAGGATAGTGAAGAGACAGTTGTAAGTACAACTAAAAATGTTGATATGCATTATACATCcaatgttaataaaataaatgaatatattgaaaAGTTAGATATGCTGGATAATAATTtggatttaaaaataacttTAAATCAGCAGaaggaaaaagaaaattttatcaacAATATTGACAACATAAATatctatataaaaaaacatatgtcatttaaaaaaaaattaaacgaaataaataaatcttttaaaaaaaactgtAATTATGATgcattttctaaaattgaaaatgtgtataaaactatatcaaatataaaCTCTTCCtatgaatttattatattaaaaatacaaattgaagattatataaataagatcgaagaaaatataaaaatagataaTTACATTGATactattccatttttaaaatcctTTTTAGAAATccgtaaaaatatatttaaatataattcattatatttcctAAGccttaatgaaaaaaaatatgaacaaaaatTTTCCAACTTTTTAAACGATGAAGATAAGATTAttcaaaatgatataaCAGATTAtgttaattataaaagaccttctatttttcaaaattatttagataaaaaaaaaacacatgAACATGTTCAGGCATACACACAAATGTATGAAATGAATAAAGACAAAATAGATTTGCTCAACAG GTATTACAACTTGgtgaaagaaataatagaaGATGAAATAATCGAactaattaaaaaaaaagatatcgGCAATGTAAaggataaaataaatatttacttAAGCCTGTTCACGacacaaaatgaaaaaaatgtcgAAGAGAAAGTAGGTAGCATAGATAATacagaagaaaaaaagaattctAAAGAAACAGGGtttgaagaaaatgataagcAAAATGACGATTCGCATTATAGTAGTAATGAAAgtgataaagaaaatgataagcATGAGGAAGTAGGCCATGGtgaaaatgatttattaaGAGAGGAAGATGAGAATGATGAAAGTGATAATGATGCatcatataaatgtaataaaattgaaaataagaATGAAATAGatgattatttaatatattatgatgaatatttatttgtatgtgtaattatatttacactTGTAGAAATTGAAATAGATAAAATAAtcgatttattaaaaaaaaaaatagttagTAGTGAagataatgtatatattgaatgtataaaaaattgttatagttgtttatataaatataatttatattttgaaaagcTGGTTAGAGATAATTtagtttatattatatataatagaaaaatcgaactcatatataataaaataattagtGTAATATTTCGTACCTTTGGTTCTCAAGttaaattatgtataaacACATTTGATGAATTAAAGGATTATGATAAgaatatagaaatattatctttattatgttataatttttctaatataaaaatatatttacacgatttatataataataaatttcaaaaattaaacaacatatttgatataaaaaattatataaatacaaatatatattcaaatataaatggtatatataaaaatatacccTATATCAATATTATACAAGATTCTATATGTTCTTACATAGATCatgaaattttattttcaaggCATTGTATTAATAAAGCATTTATTTTGACAGATGACATTATGTTATCTCTAATTGATGatggtaataataaaacagcGGAACCatataatcaaaatatttcaacatataatgatgaaatatatagtatTAACAGTGCaggtaataataatgaatataccTCAACGTTTTTAGAGGactctttttttatttttcaaaaatctGTTTGTAGaagtataaatatgaatgatattaatatcatatgtgttttaataaataatattatgataataatatctaCTACtttaaaagaatatttaacagataatataaaaacaagcAAAAATATCTATTCTTCATTTATtcatgatataaataatttaaaaaatttttcatttaaaaagttgttaaaaagtatagacagtaataattatacagAAAATAGTAAAAGCAATAAGACTGTACAAATAGCTCAAAATTTTGTAACATCATTAAGTTATATCAGTtcggaaaataataataatgaagatgataaaaaaagtaactTCCCTAATTATAATAGCAATgatatttcaaataattcCTATACTACACAATATGGTATAAACAATTCTTCAGATAATTTATTCACTGGTCGATCTGCTAACAATACAAAGATCGATGATATTTACAACTATTTAACTCaagataattataataatttatataacccattaaataataatcacgataatatagaaaatcaaattattaattcaaaatttaGTTATCCTCAttgtattaataatattgagGCATGCCatcaatatatacaaaaatataaaatttttattcatgACTATTTTTCAGAAcgatttttacaaaatgatatatcacaaaaaaaaaaaacacaaaattatttacttATGTTTAATAATGCATTAACTAATTATgacaatattttaaatgattatgaaaaattaaatatagaaaattgtaaaaatttattaaatattttaaaaatacattttgtCTCTCAATTAGTAGTAATCGAAAATATCAACTTTGATATATCTAGCGAACAATATTCTTATTACCAATTAAATGATCCATACATACATAACTTAATagttaaaattaaattaattttacatCATATATCTCTTTATTTTAATCAAAACATTTACCACATAATTGTAAACATGTTGGCTGAAAAg atttgtaaatatatcgAACGGATTGtaatgacaaaaaaattcagCCTTTATGGGTGTGTGCAAATAGATAACGACATAAGAAATCTTATGCTCTTTTTTACTTCAGTAACaagtattaatataaagaagcaatttttaaaattattggaAATTTGTGaactattaaatataaatgatttaCAAGATTTTAAAGACTtttatgatgaaaataaaaataacttaAGTACAAatgaaattgaaaatataatatcacTTAGAAATGATATTCCTgatgattttttaaaatcaattaagctatatatgaatttgAAGATTTAA
- a CDS encoding protein phosphatase, putative (term=annotation;date=20170716;qualifier=removed_product=conserved Plasmodium protein, unknown function;qualifier=added_product=protein phosphatase, putative;curatorName=ucb@sanger.ac.uk;~;query 1351-1351;GPI_cleavage_site_score=1.131;~pfam_scan;Pfam:PF00481.17; E()=2.1E-4;score=20.8;query 759-863;description=PP2C;~iprscan;InterPro:IPR036457 : PPM-type phosphatase domain superfamily;Superfamily:SSF81606; score=1.02E-5;query 1264-1359;description=PPM-type phosphatase domain superfamily;~iprscan;InterPro:IPR036457 : PPM-type phosphatase domain superfamily;Superfamily:SSF81606; score=5.67E-22;query 757-1121;description=PPM-type phosphatase domain superfamily;~iprscan;InterPro:IPR001932 : Protein phosphatase 2C-related;Pfam:PF00481; score=2.2E-4;query 759-863;description=PPM-type phosphatase domain) codes for MNTEESKENDTGELPYKYERFSSILLKSNIIENFNCRKNDHPNLNIQFSDDTSIKKNVNSREGKRRKTKRKTRMVKYGHNGILYFPVIRIKKGYQLRNIIRNTFSTLKKSVKRKIYKIEEIQTKIQLLAKNEQLNINSRNKNIENNLDKFLKLNNHSILLYNLINNIYRYINFELVIGRKRCYQCFLLRHDKIDKYSTKLISLYKYLQIMKKKKKKKLASQIDIYANDCETRKKNYFIFNYGFGSKKGRYHENEDTSSHAMFSSYKIYNEISKLINSINENNKNRHIKYNILEDVLKLLKLKYSNKHNSESSNSDTNSDEYNEENNWKNKNRKHIFHSKADDKIYLKFGSSSYYLMENTNNNAEEEKYDMICNYFFYGLNNKKKWIMNKQKKKNKICDYDPYKLNVINYGIEKSQMLENDQEEQKYYTFNENLKKCQNIQYVCKMCKKCEYIKSKDKYNFSYFNYLFKHSNSAKKNKNNERLVSNGICTNNNVSMPCSNNKRTTDQEKIELFSDLARKNINCSGKNENIEQKEKGEDKIKNKNHDNVTYELMTEEFTLNDYMIKCKTCRHFRMYDNLLNNYFTDIFFNVHDSLRRQNFMNMSGKSIFYNIPIISDQNDSEIDYIKNSKTKEYENNYCLKNIRNNYFFKWAVPHSYTDVEFYEKEKKKNFLYNKNKAYTINKHSNILSFRKHEDSPNDQSKKEMDTIFSSLTSLKKQKKEYFDNKQRRMFVNYYKSDIKRISKDKEGKEINDKDNNRNILKKTFSQFDMHLFTICDGHTDSNASIFLIQNVHKLFYYLLIHTFFNIHLSLKILHPLLDILYYKYISDNNLKDYSGSCIINVLLRKNNIYVSNTGDSKCAIVTFDLDKFACGDSMNNTLKEEKSKKKKKNKKTKNKMKDTDESYEIGKANKSHIEKNNIFSETSSIGESSYKHYIINEESISYNELNSEHNCNNYIEYLRIYKLNFYDNLKKDYLISNVEKNKENLNKKVENMECAKEELDKEKLTTTDYQIMGKDNEEAPNINQFSCYGKKKKEKKAKRKEETLWTNNDLNDLIIKINKYILKEDGKDINIANVPYDLIKLNRLYGCLHPSRVIGDHDLKGKCNDRDFIVSNNPNIYKYDMNKINWLNNIHYIYKIQKCINCKMIYLLNSYGKINSIQNISLLNMKNELYQNSNMLVNYIEKKQKNNYCNNVIDENDSDNSSETKLENIITIYKDKENSGSKKMKTKNANLHLNKGLSPYIHIKNNSLNKNYVYRSGKKENKHFFHLLIIASDGVFELLSPTYVLNIIKNNKPIYKKIQKIYHIYNMYSTNRDLKNSDINYMLHTCMFTKKECTQLAKNIIKKTIKNGNIDDSACFCIFLFPTMFFHD; via the coding sequence atgaataccGAGGAATccaaagaaaatgatacCGGGGAACTaccttataaatatgaaagatTTTCTTCAATCTTACTAAAAAGTAATATCATAGAGAATTTTAATTGTCGTAAAAATGATCATCCAAACTTAAATATTCAATTTTCAGACGATAcatcaataaaaaaaaatgtaaacaGTAGGGAAGGAAAAcgaagaaaaacaaaaagaaaaacaagAATGGTAAAATATGGGCATAACggtattttatatttcccaGTCataagaattaaaaaaggataCCAGCTTCGAAATATAATTAGAAATACATTTAGTACACTAAAAAAATCAGTAAAGAGAAAAATCTACAAAATAGAAGAAATTCAAACTAAGATTCAATTGTTAGCGAAAAATGAACAACTGAATATTAATAGcagaaataaaaacatcGAAAACAATTTAGACAAATTTTTGAAACTAAATAATcattctatattattatataatctaataaataatatatatagatatataaattttgaattaGTAATTGGTCGTAAAAGGTGCTATCAATGCTTTTTGTTGAGACATGATAAAATAGATAAATACTCTACAAAacttatttctttatataaatatttacaaataatgaaaaagaaaaagaaaaaaaaattggcaAGCCAGATAGACATATACGCAAATGATTGTGaaacaagaaaaaaaaactatttcatttttaattatggATTTGGTAGCAAAAAGGGACGTTATcatgaaaatgaagataCGAGTTCTCATGCCATGTTTAGCtcgtataaaatatataacgaGATTAGTAAACTTATTAATtcaataaatgaaaacaataaaaatcggcatattaaatataacatattagaagatgttttaaaattattaaaattgaaatatagtaataaacataatagTGAATCGAGCAATTCTGATACGAATAGTgatgaatataatgaagaaaacaactggaaaaataaaaataggaaaCATATTTTCCATAGTAAAGCTGATGATAAAATCTACTTAAAATTTGGATCATCATCATATTACTTAATGGAAAATACCAATAACAATGCAGAAGAAGAGAAATATGATATGATTTGcaattactttttttatggcCTAAATAATAAGAAGAAATGGATAATGAAcaaacaaaagaaaaaaaataaaatttgtgaTTATGATccttataaattaaatgtcATAAATTATGGTATTGAAAAGTCACAAATGTTAGAAAACGATCAAGaagaacaaaaatattatacatttaaTGAAAACTTAAAGAAATGCCAAAATATTCAATATGTTTGCAAAATGTGCAAAAAATgcgaatatataaaaagtaaagacaaatataatttttcctACTTTAATTACCTATTTAAGCATTCGAATagtgcaaaaaaaaataaaaataatgaacgGCTCGTTTCAAATGGTATTTGTACAAACAACAATGTGTCTATGCCTtgtagtaataataaacgTACTACTGATCAGGAGAAAATAGAATTATTTTCTGACTTGGCtaggaaaaatattaattgttcaggtaaaaatgaaaatatagaacaaaaggaaaaaggggaagataaaataaaaaataaaaatcatgATAATGTAACATACGAACTAATGACTGAAGAGTTTACATTAAATGATTACATGATCAAATGCAAAACTTGTCGGCATTTTAGAATGTATGACAACTTactaaataattatttcacagacatatttttcaacGTACATGATAGCTTAAGACGccaaaattttatgaacatgTCAGGTAaaagcatattttataatattccaATAATTAGCGATCAAAATGATAGTGAAATAgactatataaaaaatagtaaaactaaggaatatgaaaacaattattgcttaaaaaatataagaaataaCTATTTCTTTAAATGGGCTGTCCCTCATTCATATACGGACGTagaattttatgaaaaggaaaaaaaaaaaaattttttatataataaaaataaagcttatacaataaataaGCACAGCAATATACTATCATTTAGGAAACACGAGGATAGCCCAAATGATCAATCAAAAAAAGAGATGGATACAATTTTTAGTTCATTAAcgagtttaaaaaaacagaagaaagaatattttgataataaacaaaGAAGAATGTTTGTAAACTATTATAAAAgtgatataaaaagaatttCGAAAGATAAAGAGggtaaagaaataaatgataaggataataatagaaatattttaaaaaaaacatttagcCAATTTGATATGCATTTGTTTACAATATGTGATGGTCATACTGATTCAAATgcttccatttttttaattcaaaatgttcataaattattttattatcttttaattcacacattttttaatattcatttgtctttaaaaattttacacCCCCTATTGGatattctatattataaatatatctcGGATAACAATTTAAAGGATTACTCGGGGTCATGTATTATTAATGTATTacttagaaaaaataatatttatgtaagTAATACGGGGGATAGCAAATGTGCTATTGTGACATTTGATTTGGACAAGTTTGCATGTGGAGACTCAATGAATAATACATTAAAAGAAGAGAAGAgtaaaaagaagaaaaaaaataaaaaaacaaaaaacaaaatgaaggATACTGATGAATCTTACGAAATAGGAAAAGCGAATAAAAGtcatattgaaaaaaataatattttttctgaaACCTCAAGTATCGGAGAATCTAGCTATAAGCACTACATAATTAATGAGGAGTCGATTtcatataatgaattaaattCTGAACATAATTGCAATAACTATATCGAATATCTtagaatttataaattaaatttttatgataatttaaaaaaggatTATCTTATTTCAAacgttgaaaaaaataaagaaaatttaaacaaaaaagttGAAAATATGGAGTGTGCTAAAGAAGAATtagataaagaaaaattgaCAACAACAGATTATCAAATTATGGGCAAAGACAATGAAGAAGCACCAAATATTAATCAGTTCAGTTGTTACGGTAAAAAGAAGAAAGAAAAGAAGGCAAAGAGAAAGGAGGAAACCCTTTGGACAAACAATGATTTAAACGATTtgatcataaaaataaataaatatattttaaaggaAGATGGAAAAGACATAAATATAGCCAATGTTCCTTATGATTTAATTAAGCTTAACAGATTATATGGGTGTTTACATCCATCTAGAGTAATAGGTGATCATGATTTAAAAGGGAAATGTAATGATCGAGATTTTATTGTGTCTAACAAtcctaatatatataaatacgaCATGAATAAGATAAATTGGCTTAAcaatattcattatatttataaaatacaaaaatgtataaactgcaaaatgatttatttattgaatagttatggaaaaataaattcaatccaaaatatttctttacttaatatgaaaaatgaattatatcAAAACAGTAACATGCttgtaaattatattgaaaaaaaacaaaaaaataattattgtaataatgtgattgatgaaaatgatagtGATAATTCCTCTGAAACGAAacttgaaaatattataaccATTTACAAAGACAAAGAAAATAGTGGctctaaaaaaatgaaaactaAAAATGCTAATTTACATTTGAATAAAGGCTTATCCCCATATAtccatattaaaaataattcgttaaataaaaattatgtatatcgatcaggaaaaaaagaaaacaaacatttttttcatttgctAATTATCGCATCGGATGGTGTTTTTGAGCTTCTTAGTCCGACctatgttttaaatataataaaaaataataaacctatttataaaaaaatccaaaaaatttatcatatttacaACATGTATAGCACTAATCgggatttaaaaaatagcgatataaattatatgctGCATACATGTATGTTCACTAAAAAAGAATGCACACAGCTCgctaaaaatattattaagaaGACTATTAAGAATGGAAATATTGATGATAGCGCatgtttttgtatttttttgtttcctACAATGTTTTTTCATGATTAA
- a CDS encoding pyridoxal kinase, putative (query 294-294;GPI_cleavage_site_score=0.348;~pfam_scan;Pfam:PF08543.8; E()=1.6E-12;score=47.2;query 130-269;description=Phos_pyr_kin;~iprscan;InterPro:IPR013749 : Phosphomethylpyrimidine kinase type-1;Pfam:PF08543; score=1.6E-12;query 130-269;description=Pyridoxamine kinase/Phosphomethylpyrimidine kinase;~iprscan;InterPro:IPR029056 : Ribokinase-like;Superfamily:SSF53613; score=6.24E-42;quer y 7-309;description=Ribokinase-like): MVNVNKNNIVTIQSQVFDGFCGNNIASFVLRRRGHVPKVLNTVQYYSKYKHYGMELSLCDMKSILNEFVLDVSNLYGDNNNLHFLTGFIKTKECVELAIKTILELKNKRLNKCINNNVTISGDTTNNEEECLIENIININFLWICDPVMGDDGRIYVNKDIVDVYKTYASNADILTPNQYELELLCDKKISNEKDVIDSLSSLLNKGTKIVILTSARYDFDNEHLYAYVSFFNKQNKMICYKYKIKKFDFFVCGTGDLFSSLLLSFIIKQGGSILKILSQVLNIMHNVIENSIGSMELHIIENQDIIAGDKVYGTLVDAEPVCI; encoded by the exons atggtaaatgttaataaaaataatatcgtAACTATTCAATCCCAAGTTTTTGATGGATTTTGCGGAAACAATATTGCTTCGTTTGTTTTAAGAAGACGAGGACATGTTCCCAAAGTTTTGAATACAGTTCAATATTATTCAAAGTATAAGCATTATGGTATGGAATTAAGTCTATGTGATATGAAAAGTATTTTAAACGAGTTTGTATTAGATGTATCCAATTTATATGGCGATAACAATAATTTGCACTTTTTAACTGGATTTATCAAAACAAAGGAATGTGTCGAGCTTGctataaaaacaattttagaattaaaaaataaaagactAAACAAATGTATCAATAACAATGTAACTATAAGTGGTGATACCacaaataatgaagaagaaTGCTTGATagaaaacataataaatataaattttttatggatTTGTGATCCTGTAATGGGAGATGATGGAAggatatatgtaaataaagatattgTAGACgtatataaaacatatgcTAGCAATGCTGATATATTAACACCAAATCAATATGAGCTTGAATTATTatgtgataaaaaaatatcaaatgaaaaagatgtTATAGATTCTTTATCTAgcttattaaataaaggaactaaaattgttattttaaCATCTGCTCGATATGATTTCGATAACGAACATTTATATGCTTATGttagtttttttaataaacaaaataaaatgatttgctataaatataaaattaaaaaatttgatttttttgtttgcgGTACTGGCGATTTGTTTTCTTCCCTATTATTATCCTTTATAATCAAACAAGGGGGAAGTATTCTCAAAATTTTATCCCAAGTTTTAAATATCATGCAT AATGTCATAGAAAATAGTATTGGCTCTATGGAATTACACATAATAg aaaacCAAGATATAATTGCCGGTGACAAAGTATATGGAACTTTGGTTGATGCCGAGCCcgtttgtatataa